A segment of the Salmo trutta chromosome 3, fSalTru1.1, whole genome shotgun sequence genome:
ACTGGGCCTAATCAAAAAAAATTGTGGGAGAAAcctttgactctcctcctgaactgccaccataaccctacacagcacagccattgttTAAGCAGCACGAAAACAGCTTTTTatcagcaagagcagagcaggagggggctcagggttggaatatatacattgcattgccaggcacaactccaacaccatcattaagtttgccgacgacacaacagtggtaggcctgatcgtacggcccagtacatcactggggccaagcttcctgccatccaggacctctataccaggcggtgtcagaggaaggccctaaacattgtcaaagagttcagccaccctagtcatagactgttctcgctgctaccgcagggcaagcggtaccagagcgccaagtctaggtccaaaaggcttctgaacagcttctaccccgaagtcataagactcatgaacagctaatcaaatggatacCCAGACTATAATTTGTCCCCCACACTTAATAGCCTATAGGCGAACATGATATTGAGTGCCCAGTGCCCATCAGATAATCAGGGATGAGGGGCGGCATCAGGCACACATAAGAACGTAATTCTAAAACACGGAGAAATGTATTATAAAATATATGAAAATAATACTAAAtcctccccttgactgaaattgagaagaaaaaaatcctCAAGGTAACCATTCTGTTAATGTCGATCTGACCCTAACAAGACATACACATCATTGCTTACCTGGCCCTCAATATTCATTTTGGCTTCTTCTAGATGTGAGTCTAGAGGGGAAATGCACATCAACAAGTAGGCTGATAAatagaaatatgtcaaacatgTACACATTCCACACGATAGCTCTGGTACAGGTTGTTACACGAGGCTTGAGGCTCAAGATGCATATAACGGGCTCTGGACCACCAGAGCTGTACAAAAATGCAGTTTTACAACAATAAGTCGTTTTTAAAAAGCATTATTGTGAAACAATTAGCCCAGTCTATGTAAAGTATAAATGTCTCAAAAGTATTGGTAACTTGGTAGCAATTCCAGTGTTGTGAGCCTTTCTTTTTGGTATCAATTCGTCTGTGTATTAGGAGAATTTTCGCAGCGTGAATTAAGCACATTTGTTTTACGACAGTCAAAGTTTTACGACAGTCCAGTTATCTTCTGTTTTTCAGTGTGGTCGCTAGTTAactcagccacaaagtcaaaaccCCCGCCCATtcctacattttatttgattaaaatcagattttaaacctaaccgtaTGCCTAATATTAATCTtaaattaagacaaaaaaaacgtttttgttttcattcatttttacgatataggcaattttaactttgtggctgtggtaactagtgctTCAGTTCTGGTTTTGATTTACAGCACCACAAAAAAGCCACATGCGTTTGCATCGCGTGGAAATAGTTTTTGGTACAATTCGCTCCGGCAGCTGATCTTATTTGTTCTACGAAGGTAGCTATGtttttcaaatatatattttttgtatttcatCAGTCGCAAGAGGCTACCACAATGTGCTCAGCAAAGCATAACGTGATAGTCTTTTGATATGTTGTAAATAAGAAATCCATGTTGGCTAACCCTTGCTAAGTCGAGTtaactgttagctagcttgttCAATTGATCCCTTCTGTAAAGTTGCAGTGTAACAGTAGTTGCTTAATTTGTTAATGTCAACGAAAACGTTACAGCCATTCCAAGTAGCTGTACTGATAACTGGTATCAATCGGAAACGTGATATAATGCATCGATCAAGTCAATGAATTAGCTAACTTACCTAACTAAGTTACGTAGTTAGCGCAGGGGTTCTCAAACCTTTTTGGGGCTGGGGACCCCGTTTGTTACAAATTCATCAGGGATCccctcataatcagaacacaacttGAGAGAGGAAAACGTGGCATACAAGTACTGTAGTTTTACTATAACTTCAGCAGTGCATTGCTGGATGAACCAAGTCTCGGGCCTTGCAAGGAACTCTTGGCATCGGAGAGTTTAAAGTTTTCAAGCTAATATCcggcaattgtacacatttttgTCCCTTGTCAGAGAGCTTTGCTGTTGCAGCGTTAAAGCTAATATCCTGCCATAATACTACACATTTCTACTCTATCTATGGGGTTCAGGGTTGATTTGTTATGCTCTGCCCGCTCAGTTTTTCAcaagaaaatggccaaaaatagaatcagctcacctgcttttactctATGATTTGAGTATTagatctaaaatgttttttttgtttatagaaaaaaatatttaaaaaggaatagtttcaccaagAGCACGACTGATATGGGACTTTTGGATCCGAGTGAAAATATTATTCAATAACCGATATATCTGCTAATATAATAAAAATGGCtggaataaaaaaatacaattaaaaaaactCTTATATCTGATTTAATAAATTTGAGGAATTAACAATGCAGGCACCACATACAATTTGGGGTCACCGGTATGACAATCTTTTAAAATAGAAAATGTGTTACTCTAGTGAAAGGAGGATAAACTGCACTGATTCCAGCAAAAACATTTACAAGGCTCTGAAGACTGAACTGCCTCACTCACACCAGCCACCTTGAAAACAACTACGCAGGACACATTTTCAATGTATTGGTATTTAGCACTAACCCTAAGTGAACGGCATAAAGTACTCTCACAGCTAGTTAGCAGGCTAGATGGTGGAAAAATGTGCATTTGGACCAGTCCCTGACAAGTGACATCGCAAACATCAAAACATAGCTACGAAGTGTTGCTTTGTAACCTGGTGTGTTTTTTTGTCTCCCAAAACATTTtaatgacagagcttgaggaataCCCTTTGCAGACCTACCCAACATGACCTGGCAAGCTTCTATCTATTCAGCACTCacctctctgactgatgtgtataTAGTTGTGTTGGTATAGTGTCCAGTCTTGCAGTAGAGGGCAAAAGCAAGATGGGCTTATAGCCATGCAAAGAGTGCCCTCTTCAGGACAAATAATGAAATGTGAAAATATAATTCTATGAAGAACAGCTTTTTTTTTATTAGCTAAGTTATGCGCCAAACACTAAATTTGGTGCAAAACTTTATTCACTTGGCACATTTTCTATACAGAGATACTGAAAAATAACAACGAGAGAGCGAATCATAGTGTTTTTACGTATTACAATCATTTTATAGCCTAGGTTTCATTTACAAACATTATTGGAGATTCAATAGACACATGCACATTAATGCTGAGCTGCCATCTTCGAGAAACAGAAATGAGCAAAAAGTTGGTTTCTGTTTCATTAACGTTTTATTGAAAAAGTATGGATTTAAGTATTGACCTTGGGAGAATCAATGTAGTAGGAGCTAgattccacaaagcctggtctctgCTCCACTCTGTTGGGGAAATTCATCATAAACTTCCTTCACGATGGAGGTGGTGTTTAGTCCGCTaatcaaaatgctgaattttggcactttagcaaggcTTTATTCCccaatttccccccccccccccatgtggtctatattaaagggtaCTTAATTTAAATAACAGGCTTTTCAAGTTCAATATTGGTGCAAAATTTCTGCTTATCAAATGGATTCAAAAAGCATGTTTTTCGTGGAACAACCCATTATATTGTTAGGTCGCTGGTTAGAATTCCTGAGCCAGCAAGGTGAAAAGGCATCCCTTGGACAAAATGTAATGTTAGTAATATTCGTTTAAAAACTGTCAAATGTTTTCAAAAATGttcatttcaaaatgtatttttttaatcaaaatattTTGCCATCTGGCCGCAAGACTCCCTGCAGTACCTTCGCGTGCCCCTGGGGACCCCGTTTTGAGAAGCACTGGCATAGCTAGCAAGTTTTATTATGGCATTGAGATAGCCAGGcatttggaaaagtttattactGACATTGTTTGAGAAACATTTCTTGtctttgaaaatgaaatgcaatgAATTGTTGCTACGTCACTTAGCTAATATCATCTCCTATCTATTACAGGCGCACAAGAACATGTCTTTCCGAGGAGGTGGTGGAAGAGGTGGCCGTGGCGGCGGATTCAACCGTggtggagggggaagaggcggATACGGTGGTGGGGGTGGAGGATATGGGGGTCGAGGTGGCGGCGGTGGTTTCCGAGGTGGTGGACGAGGAGGCTTTCAGGACTATGGCCCTCCAGAATATGTTGTTGGTAAGCTGAATGATTTGGCAATGTGATGATGCACCCATATTGATTAATCACTTTCTCGTGATGCAGGGGGCATTGTTGATGCTTGGCATCCTGAATTTACTCCAGTTGTCTATTAATGTCTATGTTGTCTGCCAGGTGTTGCAACCTCCGTTGTCGTAGGTTTACTTGCAGGTGATGatccatgtttttttttctgtactgACCATATGTCCTTGCTTTTTCCTCCAGCACTAGGGGAGTTTATGCACCCCTGTGAGGATGAAATTGTGTGCAAGTGTGTAACGGAGGAGAACAAAGTTCCCTACTTCAACGCGCCTGTGTACTTGGAAAACAAGGAGCAGATCGGGAAGGTGGATGAAATCTTCGGTCAGCTACGTGACTTTGTATCCTTTCAATGTTTTGTTGTCTAACCTGTATCGTATTTGTGGTTGGTTTTTGTCATTACATTCTTCAGTGATACAAAATACTACTCTCAATGTAAAAAGTTGCACGCTAAGATAATTTTCCTACTGTTTAAGACTGAATTTCATGTCATTTGTGACACTAGTTGGCCCCTTAACCTAAAGCTACAGTATTTCTCTGTCAAACTCTCTGATAATATGAAGGCATCCTCGTTCAAAAAATTACAGAAGGTAAGGTATATCAGTTTGTTACATGTAGCAGAGCTTTACCAGTAGTTGCTTAAAgacttttttttttgtctatGATACCCAATCTGGCATCAGTGTGGTTATCTGAGAATGAGGAGCTTTTTGAATGGCAGTGCATTCATGCTTCTCGTGCTTTTTGGAACAGAAATTACAGAAACACCTCCCTCAACTCTCCTGTCAACCAATCATCTGTGAATCAAACACGTATTCACATATCTTTGCttgctttttttgtttttttgcaggAGCTCAGTGCGGCCTCTCTGCACAGCCAATGTGTACTTCTGTT
Coding sequences within it:
- the LOC115170875 gene encoding H/ACA ribonucleoprotein complex subunit 1, which gives rise to MSFRGGGGRGGRGGGFNRGGGGRGGYGGGGGGYGGRGGGGGFRGGGRGGFQDYGPPEYVVALGEFMHPCEDEIVCKCVTEENKVPYFNAPVYLENKEQIGKVDEIFGQLRDFYFSVKLSDNMKASSFKKLQKFYVDPMKLLPLQRFLPRPPGEKGPPRGGRGGRGGRGGPRGGGFRGGRGGGDRGGFGRGGFGGGRGGGGGFRGRGGGGGRGFRGGR